The Lolium rigidum isolate FL_2022 chromosome 1, APGP_CSIRO_Lrig_0.1, whole genome shotgun sequence region CTATCCGGTTTGCTGAATTCGTGCTTACGGAATCAACTATGTCACTGCTTCGGCTGACGTATATTCTCATTTGCTGGTACATAGGAGCCAGCCAAGGAAGCTAGATCCAAAGATACGACAATGATGTGCATTTCTATTGTAGAAAATTAGACGGAGAGCATCACAAATGTATATTAGAAAAGGTAATATGTTACCTGAGACCAACTGGAGAGCACCGGGGTCACAGGGCAGTGACAATAGCCGCCATTTTGGGCAATAGGTTTCCTCGAACTGGAGGTTCAGTCTTGAATTTGGTTGGTAAGTATGATTCTTCCCCATCATCTTAGACATTACACAATCAAGCTCTTCATCCTGTAACAACAACCTGGTAAAAGAAATACTTGGCAAAATGACCAACAGTCTTACCAAACTCAAAATTTGAAGATACAATATTTGTATTCTACGTCCTGTCAGCGCATATGTGATACTCTTCCGAACCACCAGGGTAGTCTGACAACCCAATAGTATAGAAACATTCATGTCACTGTTCTAGTCTAGAAGACAGGGACATTGACAAAAACGAAACAAACGTAGTGGCTGCATAGATTACTGATATATAAGAAAGATATGGTAAACATACTCTCAGCACGCAGCAGCAGCTAGTTCTGATGGCTCCTCAGCTCTCCTCCCTCGCTGCTTCTGCAGGGATGTTCTTAGTTTTGGTTTTCACCATAGCTCTGCTAGCGGTCACCCTCTACATCGTCTGCATTTTCACGTCCTTCGCCGTCTTCTGCATCAGAGAGTTCGCCCAAAGAGCCCAGGACAGGCCACCACTCATTGGGACCGTGTTCCGCCAGCTCAACAATTTTGATAGGATCTTCGACGAGCATGTGAAGTATGCACTCCTGCACCCCACCATCAGGCTGGTCTATCCTGGGCACAGTGAGATTTTAACCGCTGACCCAGTCGTCATTGAGCATGTCCTCAAGACAAACTTCAGTAACTACAGCAAGGTGATCTTCCTTGTTGACCATATTCCCCCCTCCTCTCTTTGTAGGTAACATGGTAATAGATAGTTCATTCTGCACGTCAAATGTTCACATCCTGGAATATCTACAGAGAATCGTCAAaagtcaaaacttgagtagtttgTACAACATAAATATTGCATTGCACACCTGAATTAACTGTCATGAAGAAGAAAATTAATAATCCTGGATTTACATTAAAGTTAGCCGGACTATCATTTCTTTAATCTCGCAAAAAAGAGTAAATCTATTATATGGCAATGTACAAAAAGTGACAAAAATTTGAGAACTTTGGATCCTATTTCACAGGGGGCCTTCAACATTCAAATCGTGAAGGATCTCTTTGGGAATGGAATTTTTGCAACAGATGGGGAGAAGTGGCGACACCAGAGGAAGCTAGCAAGCCACGAGTTCTCAACCAAAGTGCTACGTGATTTCAGCAGTGATGTTTTCAGACTGAATGCTACAAAACTGTTAGAAAAGATCTCATCTGCAGCTGCTAACAGAACAAGCATAAACATGCAGGTACTTACAAGATTATGATCAATATAAAAGAGCAAAATACCGCACTGTAAGTACTAAGATCATATTTGTAGGTGTAATAGTTTTGCAGATGCTTTCCAATTTAACACTAAATCACAAAATAGACAAGAAAATCAAACCCAACACCTAAATTGCTAACCGAATTCAATCTAGCTATCATGGGCAGAGAAGTAGAACAAGCATAGTTTCATTTAGAAGTTTTGAACTCGGATATATTCCTATGTCAGATTTTGAGCAAGCAAAACAAACATAATAAATAATTGAAATCTGGGTTCGTATCAGTGTGCTTGTTCCAAAAACTGAATGACTTGAACAAGCTCAACTGCAAAGTTCAGAGTCTAACCTGGTAGTTGCCCTAAATTCTCTACCCTTTCATTGCACATCAAGTCACTGACTCGTAATGAACATTTTCCTCAGGACCTTTTGATGAGAACAACTATGGATTCAATCTTTGAAGTGGGATTCGGGTTTGAGCTTAACGCACTATCTGGATCAGATGAATCTAGCATTGAATTCAGCAAGGCCTTTGATGAGGCAAATTCTCTTGTTTACTATCGGTATGTTGATATGTTCTGGAAACTAAAAAGGCATCTTAATATCGGGTCAGAAGCAAAACTCAAGAAGAGCATAAAGATAATTGACAACTTTGTGATACAGTTGATCCatcaaaagaaagagaaaatgaAGAATGGAAGTGATCATGTAAGCGCTACAAAACTCCATCTACTCCATCTGTACGTCAGTCTCTTACAGTATGAGTAGGTTGTACCGCAGTTTTTTCTAATTGCTGGTATTTTCAGCTTAGCAAACTTGAGCATAAACTTGAACTTGGTATTGAAATACGAAATCTTGGCCTCCAACCGTGTCAAATTTCTCCACAGTTTCTAATTATATCGATTTCCATGATGCTGCAGAGAATCAAAGGGGACATACTATCAAGATTCATACTGGAAAGCGAGAAGGACCCTGAGACGATGAATGATCGTTACCTGCGTGACATAGTCCTCAGTTTCCTGATTGCTGGGAAAGATACCACAGGAAATACCCTTTCATGGTTCTTCTACATGCTCTGTAAGAACCCAGTAGTGCAGGACAAGATTAAATTTGAAATCAGAGAATCTGTTGACTGCATACAAGAGGATAACATGGAAATGTTCACTGCAAGATTGAAACAAGGTGCTATTGACAAAATGCACTACCTCCATGCTGCGATTACTGAGACTCTCCGGCTGTATCCTGGAGTTCCAGTGGTACGAACGACTCCTAACGCTATATCTTTTAAGAGTAGAGCCCAACGAAAATAAGTCCAGATATGGTTTGATGTAATTTATTTGTGGCATAACTTCACGACAGTTTATTTGTGGCATAACTTCAGGATGGTAAGATGGCAGATGAAGATGATGTACTACCTAACGGATATAGAGTGATAAAAGGAGATGGAATGAACTACATGATTTATGCCATGGGGAGGATGAAATACCTTTGGGGTGAGGATGCAGAAGAATTCAGGCCAGAAAGATGGCTAGCGAATGGGGTCTTCCAGCAAGAGAGCCCTTACAAGTTCGTAGCTTTCAATGTAAGTATTACATGTGCAAATATCAGTTCTCAAGTCATAAGCAAAAGCTGACAAGCAAGAAAATTTCATTTTTCCTTCAGAGGACTACAGATTTCATTTAACGATACTTTCAATGATCAGGCGGGGCCTCGTATCTGCCTGGGGAAAGAATTTGCATACAGACAGATGAAAGTCGTGGCTGCTACCCTGCTAAATTTCTTCAGGTTCAAACTGGAAGATGAATCCAAGGGTCCAATATACAAGCCAATGTTTACCCTCCACATGGACAAAGGCCTTCATCTATTTGTGTACCCAAGTAAAATTCCAGCTTAAATATGCAAACAAGCTACTATATCCTCTTTTACTGCAAGAAATATGTACAAGAAGTTGTAAGAATGAATGCCAGCATATAAAGAATTGACCTTGAATTTACATTCAGGTTACTCAGACTTCATATAGTATTATTTAACTTTCCAAAAGATAAAAGTAAACAGAACTGTCGGAAAACACAGAGATATCCATGAATATCACAATGCTTTCACCTTGAAACACTTGCGTGCGTAAAGGTTAATACCAGGGTTTGAACCCCAGAGTCATAGACTAGTGTAATGTCAACCCCAAATTTCTATGATTTCGATGCTGTTCAGCTAGAATCCCATTGAGATAATATCTGCTGATCCTAGGAACTGTTCCTCCAAATTTGTAGTTCAGAAAGCATCAAACTGTAGCTGTTCAGTGAACTTACCCAAAGTAATCAACCTGGATTGTTCCCCATATCAATGACATGCACAAAAGCACAAACAGATGAATCTAAACTGCTATGTCATTGTGTAGATGCCATTGTCAAGTTGTAATTTGCAAGTCCATGACTGCAAATCTACCGCGATAGTTCTAGTTTCACTAATTTCCAGCTCGCTGAACTCATGCTCACATAATCACCCACGTCACTACCTCTGATGTCTTCTGCTTGCTGGTACCTATAATCCAAGGAAGTAAACTCCAAAAATACAACAATTCTGTGCAGAAAAATTGTTAAGAACATCACATGGATGTATATAGAAGAAAAACTATGATACGTAAGTTTAAACCCTGGGGCCACATACCAGTGACATACATCACTATTTTGTCTACTTACAAATCAAAAGCTGATTCTTCAACATGGTTGCCTATTATGATTCGTTCTGAAGAGTGGAGATGATTCTTCCCCACCATTTTGGCCTTTCCAATCAGGTTCTTCATCCTGAAACCGAAGCATATCAAAAGGTAAATGTGAAATATGCATAGGGAAAACTTGATTGCTAGGAAAGTTCCGAGCCCAAATGATCCACACAAACTCAAAAAAAGTCTTACCACATTCACAATTTGCAGATAGCAAATTGCGCTCGATGCCCGATTAAAGAAGATATCAAACTATCCACCGATTTTCTTCTGAGCCATTTGGATATTTTGAACACGCAATAGTCCATTTTGTACAACACGGGACAGTCCAGAAACGAAGAAATAAAGAAACATGCATGTCGCTGTTCTAGTCTTGAAGACAGGGACATTGACCAAATCCAAAGAGATATTGTGGCTGGCTAGCCGGCTGCACATATTAAGATATAAGGGATGTGCTTTGTTTCAGTTTTCGTCATAGCCTTCCTGGCAATCACCCTCTACATCCTCAGCGTTGTCGTATCCTTCGCAGTTTTCTGCATCAGAGAGCCCAGGAGCGGCCACTGCTCATCGGGACTGTACTCCATCAGCTCAAGAACGTCGACAGGCTCTTTGACGAACAAGTGTCCTGTGCGCTTCTGCACCAAACCGTCCGACTGGTCTATCCTGGGCATAGTGAGGTTTTGACTTCTGACTCGGCCGTCATTGAGCATGTCCTCAAGACAAACTTCAATAAATACAGTAAGGTGATTGTCCATGTTAAACGTCTCTGCCACTCCTCTCCTTTCTTAGGGTTAATATGAGCATACAaatagatatttcattttgagttcAGATTAAATCCTGAAGATTAAAACACTGAGCCTCTGAGCAAAATGTTTTGACAATGTTGGAGCCTATCCAAGGGGGCTTTCAACACTCAAGTCATGAGGGATCACTTTGGGCATGGAATTTTCACAACAGATGGGGACAAGTAGCAATACCAGAGGAAACTAGCAAGCCATGAGTTCTCAACTATAATGCTACGTGATTTCAGCAGTAATGTTTTCAGAATGAATTCTGCAAAACTGGCAGAGAAGATTTCATATGCAGCAGCTAACAGAACTACCATAAACATGCAGGTTGGTCCATGACTATCATCAATATTTTAATATTAGTAAGAGCTCAGATCATATTTGTTGCATTTGTCTCGTTCTGTTTTACCATTTTCACTTACAAAAGGCTAAAGGAAACCCAATccgacaacaaaacttaaaattcGGGCTAGCTATTCCGAGGAGAAGAAATCTGGAGCAAGCATTACACTATAAATTTCTAAACTGGGCTATGCATACTCATGTAATATAAGGATTACTTCAAATCCAGTTCAAAATTTGAGAATATGGTTGTTCCAAAAGCTAGTGACTTGAACAAGCTGTGAACTTATATGTTTTGTTCCAGACATGATTTGTCATAATCCGTATCTGGCATATGTAGCCCCTTAAATGTAACTTATCATAATATAACCTGGAATATTGGGTATCAGTGTAATGCTTAAATAATCATGACACTGAAGGACTGATCTAGTCCATTAAGTAACTCGGTATGGGATCCTACATCATGATAATCATGACAAATATGTGAACTCTAGCAATAATTTTAAGCTGATGCTAGGTTAGGTAGTATTTATCCACAAAAACAGGTTGGAGTAGAATTGTAGTTGGAGGAACAGGttggaattttttttttaaaagagACAGAAATAAATTGCTAGAATACTGCTAAACTGCTATTAAAATTATTAGACATTCAAACCAAAAACTGAACATTTTTTATGAGGAAATATATTATCTCGAACATAGCATTGCCAGGGTTAACAAGTTGGTGGCAATCTTTCAGGATGGCAAGATGGTAGATGAAGATGATGTGCTACCTAATGGGTATAGAGTGATAAAAGGGGAAGGAATGAACTACATGAACTATGCAATGGGAAGGATGAAATACCTATGCTGAGGAATTTGGGCCTGAAAGATGGCTTGAGAATGGAGTCTTCCAGAATGAAAGCCCTTACAAGCTTGTTGCTTTCAATGCAAGTATTAGTGTGTAAATAATCTAGGTACAGGTTTAGAGGGCCTACTTAAGTGTACATGGCCAACTCCAAAAAAAATaggtcttgttcaaaaaaaaaaggtgcaTATTAGGAACAACCAGTTGCTTTACATGATGCTTAATCATCTATATTCACCAAGAATTAGTAAagaacatagaaaacaaaatcaTTACTGATATTTAAATCTGTCCTTCTGTTGCTGATGCAGAAAATCAAGCATACAGTGTTGGATTCTAACTATAAGAGCAAAGCACATGCATATAATTGCTAATGGCATGTACTTGAAACTAACATCAAGCGATACACCTTAAAAAAACAAGTTTAGATGTGTAACATTAGTTTTCAAATCACAAACAGAAGCAAATATAATTTTATTTTCCTTAAGACAGCAATTTTCACTTAACAAGTCTTCTTACAATTATCAGGAGCGGCCCCGTATCTGCTTGGGGAAAGAATTTGTGTACAGGCAGATGAAGATCATGGCTGCCACCCTGATACATTTCTACAGGTTCAAACTGGAAGATGAATCCAATGGTCCAGTATACAAAACAACGTTTGCCCTGCACATGTTTAAAGGCCTTCAACTACTTGTGTACCCCCGTGGAATTTCAACTTGAACACCTTAACAAGCTAGTAGTACATTTGTCGTTGCACTGTCATATGTACATTTTCAAAATATAGCTACTCTTTCCGATAAGTTGTAGCATAATGTGCAATTCTCGCATATGAATAACAAGAAGGATGGCCACTTTGCACTTTCATGGGTAAAAGTAAAGTACGGTACAGGATGATTCTGTTTATGCTCCTACTGTCATTCCAAAAGCAAATAATATTTCATACTCCCTCTTGTCCagaaagatttgtctaaattcggatgtatctatacactaaagagtgtctagatacatctaatctAAATTTATACAAAGTTGCGACATCCTTttgtggacagaggtagtatatttTCTCAATTACTGAGAAACATAATGATCGCTTTGGGGAAGCAAACAGGACAAACATCCTGGAAGCAAACAACATTGTTTTGTTTCACTGTTGCTTACAAGAGAGTACATAGCTGTTCTATAAGCTACTCTGCCTCAAAACAAGGTACAAGTAAATGGTTACACGGATGTTTATTAAGCTAGAGTTGGAAGCTGGAGCCCAGGCCTTGATGTCCAGCCTTTGATATTTCTGTAATTCTCAACCACCTCTTTTCTTAGCCTCTCGGTAGAAGCATCCAAAGGACTCTTCCgctgcaaaagaaaaaaaataaaaaaataaaaaaaacacatTTGATTCAGAAAATAATGATTACACAAGTTCAGATAGAAGGATGTGAGAAGAGAAGGCACCTTTGGGAATAACAACTTTGGGGGAGCCTCGACAACTTCACCAAATTTGACCTTTTCACGTCCTGGGAATTCCACATGAGTCTCAACCTTACCACACTTGCGCTTCTTTTTCTTCTCATCTAGATGTCTGAAATAAACGATACAAGATATGTCATTCCCTGTTCACAAAAGATATGTCTGAAATAAACGATACAAGAACATGCAGGTTTTCTTTAGCAGGTT contains the following coding sequences:
- the LOC124704714 gene encoding cytochrome P450 704C1-like, with the translated sequence MAPQLSSLAASAGMFLVLVFTIALLAVTLYIVCIFTSFAVFCIREFAQRAQDRPPLIGTVFRQLNNFDRIFDEHVKYALLHPTIRLVYPGHSEILTADPVVIEHVLKTNFSNYSKGAFNIQIVKDLFGNGIFATDGEKWRHQRKLASHEFSTKVLRDFSSDVFRLNATKLLEKISSAAANRTSINMQDLLMRTTMDSIFEVGFGFELNALSGSDESSIEFSKAFDEANSLVYYRYVDMFWKLKRHLNIGSEAKLKKSIKIIDNFVIQLIHQKKEKMKNGSDHRIKGDILSRFILESEKDPETMNDRYLRDIVLSFLIAGKDTTGNTLSWFFYMLCKNPVVQDKIKFEIRESVDCIQEDNMEMFTARLKQGAIDKMHYLHAAITETLRLYPGVPVDGKMADEDDVLPNGYRVIKGDGMNYMIYAMGRMKYLWGEDAEEFRPERWLANGVFQQESPYKFVAFNAGPRICLGKEFAYRQMKVVAATLLNFFRFKLEDESKGPIYKPMFTLHMDKGLHLFVYPSKIPA